The Thermoflexus sp. genome includes a window with the following:
- a CDS encoding PIG-L deacetylase family protein gives MIEPTTPERVLVVAAHPDDVEFTCAGTLAKWARRGSVIALVLCTSGDAGTEETNRSREEMARIREAEQEAAARVLGIAEVIFLRHPDGLLQPTLELRRELVREIRRFRPQALVCGDPSVYFYGEDYINHPDHRAAAQAALEAVFPAAGMPLLFPELGLPPHRVREVYIYGAAQPNVWIDIEETLEIKIEALRCHRSQIGDWDPGPTLRAWATEEGRTVGMRYAEAFRRMVIGE, from the coding sequence ATGATCGAGCCGACAACGCCGGAACGCGTCCTGGTGGTGGCGGCCCATCCCGACGATGTGGAGTTCACCTGCGCGGGCACGCTGGCCAAGTGGGCCCGACGGGGCAGCGTCATCGCCCTGGTGCTCTGCACCAGCGGCGACGCGGGAACGGAGGAGACGAATCGATCGCGGGAGGAGATGGCGCGGATCCGGGAGGCGGAGCAGGAGGCGGCCGCCCGGGTCCTGGGCATCGCCGAGGTGATCTTCCTGCGCCATCCGGACGGCCTGCTGCAACCCACCCTGGAGCTGCGGCGGGAGCTGGTGCGGGAGATCCGCCGCTTCCGGCCCCAGGCCCTGGTCTGTGGCGATCCATCGGTTTATTTCTACGGGGAGGACTACATCAACCACCCGGATCATCGGGCGGCAGCCCAGGCCGCGCTGGAAGCCGTGTTCCCCGCCGCGGGGATGCCCCTCCTCTTCCCCGAGCTGGGCCTTCCCCCTCATCGGGTGCGAGAGGTGTATATCTACGGCGCGGCGCAGCCCAATGTATGGATCGACATCGAGGAGACCCTGGAGATCAAAATCGAAGCCCTGCGCTGCCACCGCAGCCAGATCGGGGATTGGGATCCAGGCCCCACCCTGCGGGCATGGGCCACTGAGGAGGGACGGACCGTAGGTATGCGTTATGCGGAGGCGTTTCGCCGGATGGTGATCGGAGAATAA